The following proteins come from a genomic window of Gordonia westfalica:
- a CDS encoding type IV toxin-antitoxin system AbiEi family antitoxin domain-containing protein — MQMPPRLRRHALTRDGVVTIAEALEFGLTKSGIHRRVGAGLWTPQSRGVYTLADHPVTPRTRARLAVAAVGNGAALSGVGAAWWHGIVDEPPKKFTVTAPRSRHGSPVEGVQLRYRPLADAETVTRDHLVVTSLPLSVLEASVESGSNVLDAALLLRRVSIEQLRTAAERRRRKGDATAIAALVAGVEAGARSEAERLAVDLLRQGGVEGFMCNHPVDGYFVDVAFPDRMLAVEIDGMAFHRDAETFQRDRRRRNDLIAQGWTVLNFTWADLRERPEYVVERVRQALAV, encoded by the coding sequence GTGCAGATGCCACCCCGCCTTCGACGCCACGCGCTCACACGCGACGGGGTCGTGACGATCGCCGAAGCTCTGGAGTTCGGGCTGACCAAGTCGGGTATCCATCGACGCGTGGGGGCCGGCCTGTGGACGCCGCAATCGCGCGGCGTGTACACCCTGGCTGATCATCCGGTCACGCCGCGGACCCGAGCCCGGCTCGCGGTGGCTGCGGTCGGCAACGGCGCAGCACTGTCCGGCGTCGGTGCCGCGTGGTGGCACGGCATCGTCGACGAGCCGCCGAAGAAGTTCACCGTCACCGCGCCGCGGTCTCGGCACGGATCACCGGTCGAGGGAGTCCAGCTGCGCTACCGGCCTCTCGCGGATGCCGAGACGGTCACTCGCGACCACCTCGTCGTGACATCGTTGCCGTTATCTGTGCTGGAGGCGTCGGTCGAAAGCGGCAGCAACGTCCTCGACGCCGCGCTGCTCCTGCGCCGGGTGTCGATCGAGCAGCTACGGACCGCTGCTGAGCGTCGTCGCAGGAAGGGGGACGCGACTGCGATCGCGGCGCTGGTTGCCGGGGTCGAGGCCGGAGCGCGGTCCGAGGCCGAACGGCTCGCGGTCGATCTGTTGCGGCAGGGCGGAGTGGAGGGCTTCATGTGCAACCACCCGGTCGACGGATACTTCGTCGACGTCGCGTTCCCGGACAGGATGCTCGCCGTCGAGATCGACGGCATGGCCTTCCATCGCGACGCCGAGACGTTTCAGCGCGACCGCCGTCGGCGAAACGACCTGATCGCACAGGGCTGGACGGTCCTGAACTTCACGTGGGCGGATCTCAGGGAACGTCCGGAGTACGTCGTCGAGCGCGTACGTCAGGCGCTCGCTGTCTGA